The following are from one region of the Megachile rotundata isolate GNS110a chromosome 15, iyMegRotu1, whole genome shotgun sequence genome:
- the raptor gene encoding regulatory associated protein of MTOR complex 1 isoform X2, giving the protein MSVIASKPCHEEENSKLTEEDDWKMQMAFCKLRHTSSIEGVNCITQTWRMKERMKTVSVALVLCLNVGVDPPDIVKTQPCARLECWIDPLSVSPQKALETIGSNLQKQYERWQPRARYKQSLDPTVEEVKKLCTSLRRNAKEERVLFHYNGHGVPKPTSNGEIWVFNRTYTQYIPLSVYDLQTWMGAPSIYVYDCSNAGIIVESFQQFAEQHEKEYEMEKQAVQQNRATGVVGATAPSYKNCIQLAACAANQILPMNPDLPADIFTSCLTTPIKIALRWFVMQNTSKLVPKISLDLIDKIPGQLTDRRTMLGELNWIFTAITDTIAWNTLPRDLFQRLFRQDLLVASLFRNFLLAERILRSYDCTPVSCPKLPPTYQHPMWQAWDLALDLCLAQLPSILENEDQFVHSPFFEEQLTAFQVWLTLGSKNRNPPEQLPIVLQVLLSQVHRLRALELLGCFLDLGPWAVNLALSVGIFPYVLKLLQSNARELRPLLVFIWAKILAVDSTCQADLVRDGGHKYFLSVLQDTSIPSEQRTLAAFVLASIVNDYRPGQIAANHGSLVSICLEQLGDSNALLRQWLCLCLARLWHNYDKARWCGVRDIAHEKLFTLLQDPVPEELVVALQWMVLHFENSFVTLALAEENSRKDLVVETLSPFSGMRRISSRDRLKMLSPNNTYSVDSTDGFTQDRIKRVSSSSSISSLGNNWEFVRKPCESLGHSSLGNLPSLSYGSIYMKLWHGLCNLDNDPHPAVATMSQKVTNHIRNQVKESSAPKEVIETKISSSLSLPPSPSNRTTYLSNSKGESPPTVNSGSDLLRSSRIPSHNNRSRKPIPNTISEEADEVAGIKTPLITSQFVEWSCAQFAQPSVSLENEIESMSDMESRAHYEREWRYLRNKKQRRETREEQLRSVQSKVESQVFHARCPHSPEVLMFHPFEPHLVVALKDCFGVWDCQTGAKLTYCASRGNKMSRITALEFINAHDVSLLMTGSDDGSVRVWKNYSSMLNRDPVLLTAWQALADIQPTTKTTTAGLVTKWEQRSLTLAVTGDVRFVRLWDAETELKKQDIPTGADCCATCIDVDGTGVMMAVGCGDGSVRLFDRRLPPLESRVMIWREHTAWVLSTSLRKFDRSAPQLFTGSSSGDIRIFDLRKNSSISTVQITQGITALAAHEMADIFACGSTNHCISIYNTMGQHLNTIKFHEGFMATRISPVSCLNFHPYRVILAAGCVDSTITAYASEPRR; this is encoded by the exons AAACCGTGAGTGTGGCTCTGGTTTTATGTTTAAACGTTGGCGTGGACCCACCTGACATTGTCAAGACGCAACCATGTGCACGTCTCGAATGTTGGATCG ATCCTTTATCAGTAAGTCCACAGAAGGCTTTAGAAACTATAGGTTCTAATTTACAAAAGCAGTACGAGCGATGGCAACCACGAGCTCGTTATAAACAGAGTTTAGATCCTACTGTGGAGGAAGTTAAAAAGTTATGTACTTCTTTAAGGCGAAATGCAAAAGAGGAAAGAGTTCTGTTTCATTATAATGGTCATGGTGTTCCTAAGCCCACCAGTAATGGTGAAATATGGGTATTTAATAGG ACTTATACACAATATATTCCTTTGTCTGTATATGATTTGCAGACGTGGATGGGTGCACCTAGCATCTATGTATATGATTGTTCAAATGCAGGTATTATTGTGGAGTCTTTTCAACAATTTGCAGAACAACATGAAAAAGAATATGAG ATGGAAAAACAGGCAGTTCAGCAGAATCGTGCCACTGGAGTTGTAGGTGCAACAGCACCatcttataaaaattgtattcaatTGGCAGCATGTGCAGCTAATCAGATTTTGCCTATGAATCCAGATTTACCAGCGGACATATTTACATCATGTCTTACAACTCCAATTAAAATTGCGTTACGATG GTTTGTAATGCAAAATACATCCAAATTGGTACCAAAAATATCATTAGATTTGATTGACAA aattccaggaCAGCTGACTGATAGGAGAACAATGCTGGGTGAACTTAATTGGATATTTACAGCAATTACTGACACAATCGCATGGAACACTTTACCAAGAG atttattcCAAAGATTATTTAGACAAGATTTATTAGTTGCTAGtttgtttcgaaattttttacttGCTGAACGGATACTTCGATCATATGACTGTACTCCAGTTTCTTGTCCAAAACTACCACCTACTTATCAg CACCCTATGTGGCAAGCATGGGATTTGGCACTTGATCTTTGCTTAGCACAGTTGCCATCTATTCTTGAAAATGAAGATCAATTTGTACATTCGCCATTTTTTGAAGAGCAACTTACAGCCTTTCAAGTATGGCTGACCTTAGGTTCTAAAAATCGTAACCCTCCAGAACAGCTGCCAATAGTACTTCAAGTGTTGCTTAGTCAAGTTCATAGATTAAGAGCATTAGAATTATTAGGATGTTTTCTTGATCTTGGTCCATGGGCAGTGAACTTGGCTCTTAGCGTAGGCATTTTCCCGTATGTCCTAAAATTACTTCAAAGTAATGCTAGAGAATTGCGCCCATTGCTCGTTTTTATTTGGGCAAAAATTCTTGCAGTTGACAGT ACATGCCAAGCAGATCTTGTACGAGATGGCgggcacaaatattttttatccgtTCTTCAGGATACTTCGATACCG AGTGAACAAAGGACGTTAGCAGCATTCGTTTTGGCCAGTATTGTAAATGATTATCGACCAGGTCAAATAGCAGCTAACCATGGTAGCCTTGTTTCAATTTGCTTAGAACAACTTGGAGATTCAAACGCTTTATTAAGACAGTGGCTATGTTTATGTCTTGCGAGACTTTGGCACAATTATGATAAAGCAAGGTGGTGTGGAGTTAGAGATATTGCTCATGAAAAgttatttacattattacaaGATCCAGTTCCTGAG GAATTAGTAGTAGCACTTCAATGGATGGTTTTGCATTTTGAAAATTCGTTTGTCACTTTAGCTTTGGCCGAAGAAAATAGCCGAAAAGATCTCGTAGTGGAAACGTTATCACCATTTAGTGGAATGAGGCGTATTAGTTCTAGAGACAGATTAAAGATGCTTTCTCCTAACAACACCTATAGTGTGGACAGTACAGATGGGTTCACTCAAGATCGTATCAAAAGAGTGTCATCGTCGTCCTCCATTAGTAGTTTAG GAAATAATTGGGAGTTCGTGAGGAAACCTTGCGAGTCACTTG GGCACAGCTCTCTTGGAAATCTACCAAGCCTTTCTTATGGTAGCATATACATGAAATTATGGCATGGATTATGTAATCTTGACAATGATCCTCATCCCGCGGTTGCCACAATGTCACAAAAGGTCACTAATCATATTCGAAATCAg GTTAAAGAATCATCTGCGCCCAAAGAAgtaattgaaacaaaaatatctTCATCATTATCTCTTCCACCTTCACCTTCAAATCGCACTACATACTTAAG CAATAGCAAAGGAGAATCTCCGCCGACAGTAAATTCTGGGTCAGATTTATTGCGTTCCTCAAGAATACCATCGCATAACAATCGTTCAAGAAAGCCAATTCCTAATACT ATATCGGAAGAAGCTGACGAAGTTGCTGGTATTAAAACACCATTGATAACTTCGCAATTTGTTGAATGGAGTTGTGCTCAATTTGCTCAACCTTCTGTTAGTTTAGAAAATGAGATAGAATCAATGAGTGATATGGAAAGTAGAGCCCATTATGAAAGAGAATGGCG gtatttaagaaataaaaaacaaagaCGAGAAACAAGAGAAGAACAATTACGATCAGTACAAAGTAAAGTGGAGTCGCAAGTGTTTCATGCAAGATGTCCACACTCTCCAGAAGTTTTAATGTTTCATCCTTTTGAACCTCATCTGGTTGTGGCATTAAAAGATTGTTTTGG TGTATGGGATTGTCAGACTGGTGCAAAATTGACTTACTGTGCAAGCCGCGGTAATAAAATGTCGCGTATCACAGCTTTGGAATTTATCAATGCTCACGATGTATCTTTATTGATGACGGGATCTGATGATGGTTCTGTTAGAGTTTGGAAGAATTATAGTAGTATGTTGAATCGTGATCCAGTTTTACTTACCGCTTGGCAAGCATTGGCTGATATACAGCCAACAACGAAAACCACGACTG CTGGATTAGTTACAAAATGGGAACAGAGATCCCTTACATTAGCAGTAACAGGTGATGTGCGGTTTGTTAGACTATGGGACGCAGAGACTGAATTGAAAAAACAAGATATACCGACAGGTGCTGATTGTTGTGCTACGTGCATTGATGTTGACGGTACAG GTGTAATGATGGCAGTAGGTTGCGGAGATGGTTCTGTTCGCTTATTCGATAGAAGATTACCTCCATTAGAATCAAGAGTCATGATTTGGAGAGAGCATACAGCATGGGTATTAAGTACATCTCTCAGGAAATTTGACAGATCTGCACCACAATTGTTTACCGGATCATCTTCAGGAGATATTAGAATATTTGATCTTAGGAAAAATTCTTCTATAAGCACGGTGCAAATAACGCAAGGTATAACGGCATTGGCAGCGCATGAAATGGCAGATATTTTTGCATG TGGGTCAACAAATCATTGTATAAGTATTTATAACACTATGGGTCAACATCTAAATACCATAAAATTCCACGAAGGATTTATGGCTACCCGTATTAGTCCTGTaagttgtttaaattttcaccCCTATCGTGTGATTCTAGCAGCTGGATGCGTTGACAGTACCATTACTGCATATGCATCTGAACCAAGGAGATGA
- the raptor gene encoding regulatory associated protein of MTOR complex 1 isoform X1 produces the protein MSVIASKPCHEEENSKLTEEDDWKMQMAFCKLRHTSSIEGVNCITQTWRMKERMKTVSVALVLCLNVGVDPPDIVKTQPCARLECWIDPLSVSPQKALETIGSNLQKQYERWQPRARYKQSLDPTVEEVKKLCTSLRRNAKEERVLFHYNGHGVPKPTSNGEIWVFNRTYTQYIPLSVYDLQTWMGAPSIYVYDCSNAGIIVESFQQFAEQHEKEYEMEKQAVQQNRATGVVGATAPSYKNCIQLAACAANQILPMNPDLPADIFTSCLTTPIKIALRWFVMQNTSKLVPKISLDLIDKIPGQLTDRRTMLGELNWIFTAITDTIAWNTLPRDLFQRLFRQDLLVASLFRNFLLAERILRSYDCTPVSCPKLPPTYQHPMWQAWDLALDLCLAQLPSILENEDQFVHSPFFEEQLTAFQVWLTLGSKNRNPPEQLPIVLQVLLSQVHRLRALELLGCFLDLGPWAVNLALSVGIFPYVLKLLQSNARELRPLLVFIWAKILAVDSTCQADLVRDGGHKYFLSVLQDTSIPSEQRTLAAFVLASIVNDYRPGQIAANHGSLVSICLEQLGDSNALLRQWLCLCLARLWHNYDKARWCGVRDIAHEKLFTLLQDPVPEVRAASVYALGTFINSVTTRSEHANNIDQIIAMTLINTVSHDMCPLVRKELVVALQWMVLHFENSFVTLALAEENSRKDLVVETLSPFSGMRRISSRDRLKMLSPNNTYSVDSTDGFTQDRIKRVSSSSSISSLGNNWEFVRKPCESLGHSSLGNLPSLSYGSIYMKLWHGLCNLDNDPHPAVATMSQKVTNHIRNQVKESSAPKEVIETKISSSLSLPPSPSNRTTYLSNSKGESPPTVNSGSDLLRSSRIPSHNNRSRKPIPNTISEEADEVAGIKTPLITSQFVEWSCAQFAQPSVSLENEIESMSDMESRAHYEREWRYLRNKKQRRETREEQLRSVQSKVESQVFHARCPHSPEVLMFHPFEPHLVVALKDCFGVWDCQTGAKLTYCASRGNKMSRITALEFINAHDVSLLMTGSDDGSVRVWKNYSSMLNRDPVLLTAWQALADIQPTTKTTTAGLVTKWEQRSLTLAVTGDVRFVRLWDAETELKKQDIPTGADCCATCIDVDGTGVMMAVGCGDGSVRLFDRRLPPLESRVMIWREHTAWVLSTSLRKFDRSAPQLFTGSSSGDIRIFDLRKNSSISTVQITQGITALAAHEMADIFACGSTNHCISIYNTMGQHLNTIKFHEGFMATRISPVSCLNFHPYRVILAAGCVDSTITAYASEPRR, from the exons AAACCGTGAGTGTGGCTCTGGTTTTATGTTTAAACGTTGGCGTGGACCCACCTGACATTGTCAAGACGCAACCATGTGCACGTCTCGAATGTTGGATCG ATCCTTTATCAGTAAGTCCACAGAAGGCTTTAGAAACTATAGGTTCTAATTTACAAAAGCAGTACGAGCGATGGCAACCACGAGCTCGTTATAAACAGAGTTTAGATCCTACTGTGGAGGAAGTTAAAAAGTTATGTACTTCTTTAAGGCGAAATGCAAAAGAGGAAAGAGTTCTGTTTCATTATAATGGTCATGGTGTTCCTAAGCCCACCAGTAATGGTGAAATATGGGTATTTAATAGG ACTTATACACAATATATTCCTTTGTCTGTATATGATTTGCAGACGTGGATGGGTGCACCTAGCATCTATGTATATGATTGTTCAAATGCAGGTATTATTGTGGAGTCTTTTCAACAATTTGCAGAACAACATGAAAAAGAATATGAG ATGGAAAAACAGGCAGTTCAGCAGAATCGTGCCACTGGAGTTGTAGGTGCAACAGCACCatcttataaaaattgtattcaatTGGCAGCATGTGCAGCTAATCAGATTTTGCCTATGAATCCAGATTTACCAGCGGACATATTTACATCATGTCTTACAACTCCAATTAAAATTGCGTTACGATG GTTTGTAATGCAAAATACATCCAAATTGGTACCAAAAATATCATTAGATTTGATTGACAA aattccaggaCAGCTGACTGATAGGAGAACAATGCTGGGTGAACTTAATTGGATATTTACAGCAATTACTGACACAATCGCATGGAACACTTTACCAAGAG atttattcCAAAGATTATTTAGACAAGATTTATTAGTTGCTAGtttgtttcgaaattttttacttGCTGAACGGATACTTCGATCATATGACTGTACTCCAGTTTCTTGTCCAAAACTACCACCTACTTATCAg CACCCTATGTGGCAAGCATGGGATTTGGCACTTGATCTTTGCTTAGCACAGTTGCCATCTATTCTTGAAAATGAAGATCAATTTGTACATTCGCCATTTTTTGAAGAGCAACTTACAGCCTTTCAAGTATGGCTGACCTTAGGTTCTAAAAATCGTAACCCTCCAGAACAGCTGCCAATAGTACTTCAAGTGTTGCTTAGTCAAGTTCATAGATTAAGAGCATTAGAATTATTAGGATGTTTTCTTGATCTTGGTCCATGGGCAGTGAACTTGGCTCTTAGCGTAGGCATTTTCCCGTATGTCCTAAAATTACTTCAAAGTAATGCTAGAGAATTGCGCCCATTGCTCGTTTTTATTTGGGCAAAAATTCTTGCAGTTGACAGT ACATGCCAAGCAGATCTTGTACGAGATGGCgggcacaaatattttttatccgtTCTTCAGGATACTTCGATACCG AGTGAACAAAGGACGTTAGCAGCATTCGTTTTGGCCAGTATTGTAAATGATTATCGACCAGGTCAAATAGCAGCTAACCATGGTAGCCTTGTTTCAATTTGCTTAGAACAACTTGGAGATTCAAACGCTTTATTAAGACAGTGGCTATGTTTATGTCTTGCGAGACTTTGGCACAATTATGATAAAGCAAGGTGGTGTGGAGTTAGAGATATTGCTCATGAAAAgttatttacattattacaaGATCCAGTTCCTGAG GTCCGAGCAGCTAGTGTTTATGCTTTGGGCACATTTATAAACAGTGTGACAACTCGAAGCGAACATGCAAATAATATTGATCAAATTATTGCTATGACACTTATTAATACTGTTTCGCATGACATGTGCCCTTTAGTTAGAAAA GAATTAGTAGTAGCACTTCAATGGATGGTTTTGCATTTTGAAAATTCGTTTGTCACTTTAGCTTTGGCCGAAGAAAATAGCCGAAAAGATCTCGTAGTGGAAACGTTATCACCATTTAGTGGAATGAGGCGTATTAGTTCTAGAGACAGATTAAAGATGCTTTCTCCTAACAACACCTATAGTGTGGACAGTACAGATGGGTTCACTCAAGATCGTATCAAAAGAGTGTCATCGTCGTCCTCCATTAGTAGTTTAG GAAATAATTGGGAGTTCGTGAGGAAACCTTGCGAGTCACTTG GGCACAGCTCTCTTGGAAATCTACCAAGCCTTTCTTATGGTAGCATATACATGAAATTATGGCATGGATTATGTAATCTTGACAATGATCCTCATCCCGCGGTTGCCACAATGTCACAAAAGGTCACTAATCATATTCGAAATCAg GTTAAAGAATCATCTGCGCCCAAAGAAgtaattgaaacaaaaatatctTCATCATTATCTCTTCCACCTTCACCTTCAAATCGCACTACATACTTAAG CAATAGCAAAGGAGAATCTCCGCCGACAGTAAATTCTGGGTCAGATTTATTGCGTTCCTCAAGAATACCATCGCATAACAATCGTTCAAGAAAGCCAATTCCTAATACT ATATCGGAAGAAGCTGACGAAGTTGCTGGTATTAAAACACCATTGATAACTTCGCAATTTGTTGAATGGAGTTGTGCTCAATTTGCTCAACCTTCTGTTAGTTTAGAAAATGAGATAGAATCAATGAGTGATATGGAAAGTAGAGCCCATTATGAAAGAGAATGGCG gtatttaagaaataaaaaacaaagaCGAGAAACAAGAGAAGAACAATTACGATCAGTACAAAGTAAAGTGGAGTCGCAAGTGTTTCATGCAAGATGTCCACACTCTCCAGAAGTTTTAATGTTTCATCCTTTTGAACCTCATCTGGTTGTGGCATTAAAAGATTGTTTTGG TGTATGGGATTGTCAGACTGGTGCAAAATTGACTTACTGTGCAAGCCGCGGTAATAAAATGTCGCGTATCACAGCTTTGGAATTTATCAATGCTCACGATGTATCTTTATTGATGACGGGATCTGATGATGGTTCTGTTAGAGTTTGGAAGAATTATAGTAGTATGTTGAATCGTGATCCAGTTTTACTTACCGCTTGGCAAGCATTGGCTGATATACAGCCAACAACGAAAACCACGACTG CTGGATTAGTTACAAAATGGGAACAGAGATCCCTTACATTAGCAGTAACAGGTGATGTGCGGTTTGTTAGACTATGGGACGCAGAGACTGAATTGAAAAAACAAGATATACCGACAGGTGCTGATTGTTGTGCTACGTGCATTGATGTTGACGGTACAG GTGTAATGATGGCAGTAGGTTGCGGAGATGGTTCTGTTCGCTTATTCGATAGAAGATTACCTCCATTAGAATCAAGAGTCATGATTTGGAGAGAGCATACAGCATGGGTATTAAGTACATCTCTCAGGAAATTTGACAGATCTGCACCACAATTGTTTACCGGATCATCTTCAGGAGATATTAGAATATTTGATCTTAGGAAAAATTCTTCTATAAGCACGGTGCAAATAACGCAAGGTATAACGGCATTGGCAGCGCATGAAATGGCAGATATTTTTGCATG TGGGTCAACAAATCATTGTATAAGTATTTATAACACTATGGGTCAACATCTAAATACCATAAAATTCCACGAAGGATTTATGGCTACCCGTATTAGTCCTGTaagttgtttaaattttcaccCCTATCGTGTGATTCTAGCAGCTGGATGCGTTGACAGTACCATTACTGCATATGCATCTGAACCAAGGAGATGA